Proteins from one Pseudomonas sp. KBS0710 genomic window:
- the rhtA gene encoding threonine/homoserine exporter RhtA, whose amino-acid sequence MTTPPRSLASALFPVGLLLIAMASIQSGASLAKSMFPIVGAQGTTTLRLIFASVIMLLLLRPWRARLTAKSLRTVIVYGMALGGMNFLFYMSLRTVPLGIAVALEFTGPLAVAIYASRRAVDFVWIGLAIAGLLLLIPTGETSSGIDLTGAAYALGAGVCWALYILFGQKAGNDNGVQTAALGVMIAALFVAPIGIVHAGAALLTPSLIPVAIGVAILSTALPYTLEMVALTRLPARTFGTLMSIEPAFGALSGLFFLQEHLSLAQWMAITCIILASVGATLTMRNESKPLVPAD is encoded by the coding sequence ATGACCACTCCACCTCGCAGCCTGGCCTCGGCATTGTTTCCGGTAGGCCTGCTGTTGATCGCCATGGCCTCCATCCAATCCGGCGCCTCGCTGGCCAAGAGCATGTTCCCCATCGTCGGCGCACAGGGCACCACCACGCTGCGCCTGATTTTCGCCAGCGTGATCATGCTGCTGCTATTACGCCCATGGCGCGCCAGGCTCACGGCCAAGTCCCTGCGCACTGTCATCGTGTATGGCATGGCACTGGGCGGCATGAACTTCCTCTTCTATATGTCGCTGCGCACAGTGCCCCTGGGCATCGCGGTAGCACTGGAATTCACCGGCCCGCTCGCCGTGGCTATCTATGCCTCGCGCCGGGCGGTGGACTTTGTATGGATCGGCCTCGCGATCGCGGGCCTGCTGCTATTGATCCCCACCGGAGAAACCAGCAGCGGCATCGACTTGACCGGCGCCGCCTACGCACTGGGTGCCGGCGTGTGCTGGGCGCTCTACATCCTGTTTGGCCAAAAAGCCGGCAACGACAACGGCGTGCAAACTGCCGCCCTGGGCGTGATGATCGCCGCTTTGTTTGTAGCGCCAATCGGCATCGTCCATGCCGGCGCCGCACTGCTGACGCCCTCGCTGATTCCCGTTGCCATCGGTGTCGCCATCCTGTCGACCGCCTTGCCCTATACCCTGGAAATGGTCGCGCTCACTCGCCTGCCCGCTCGCACCTTCGGCACCTTGATGAGCATTGAGCCCGCGTTCGGCGCCCTCTCCGGTCTGTTCTTCCTGCAAGAGCACTTGTCCCTCGCGCAATGGATGGCGATCACCTGCATTATCTTAGCCTCCGTCGGTGCCACACTGACGATGCGCAATGAATCCAAACCGTTGGTGCCAGCCGATTGA
- a CDS encoding SDR family oxidoreductase produces MTPNKKIVLVVGAGDATGGAIARRFAREGYVACVTRRSADKLQPLVDSIQAAGGEAHGFACDARKEDDVIALVEQIETELGPIEAFVFNIGANVPCSILEETARKYFKIWEMACFSGFLNAREVAKRMVTRERGTILFTGATAGLRGGAGFAAFAGAKHGIRALAQSMARELGPRNIHVAHVVVDGAIDTDFIRDNFPQKYAQKDQDGILNPDHIADNYWYLHSQPRDAWTFELDLRPWNEPW; encoded by the coding sequence ATGACACCCAACAAGAAAATCGTATTGGTGGTTGGTGCCGGTGATGCAACCGGTGGCGCCATTGCCCGGCGTTTTGCCCGTGAAGGCTATGTAGCCTGTGTCACCCGTCGCAGTGCCGATAAACTGCAGCCCCTGGTCGACAGCATCCAGGCCGCCGGCGGCGAAGCCCACGGTTTTGCCTGTGATGCGCGTAAAGAAGACGACGTGATCGCGCTGGTTGAACAGATAGAAACCGAGCTGGGCCCCATTGAAGCCTTCGTCTTTAATATCGGCGCCAACGTGCCGTGCAGCATCCTCGAAGAAACCGCGCGCAAATACTTCAAGATCTGGGAGATGGCCTGCTTCTCCGGGTTCCTGAACGCCCGCGAAGTCGCCAAGCGCATGGTCACCCGCGAACGCGGCACTATCTTGTTTACCGGCGCCACTGCCGGGCTGCGCGGCGGTGCAGGATTTGCCGCATTTGCCGGCGCCAAACACGGCATCCGCGCGCTCGCGCAAAGCATGGCGCGGGAATTAGGCCCGCGGAACATCCATGTCGCCCACGTGGTAGTTGATGGCGCCATCGACACTGACTTTATTCGCGACAATTTCCCGCAGAAATATGCGCAGAAAGACCAGGATGGCATCCTCAACCCTGACCACATCGCCGACAACTATTGGTACCTGCACAGCCAGCCACGCGACGCCTGGACCTTCGAACTGGACCTGCGCCCCTGGAATGAACCCTGGTAA
- a CDS encoding 2-hydroxychromene-2-carboxylate isomerase has protein sequence MSKNLEFFFDLGSPATYLAYTQLPALCAETGAQLVYQPMLLGGVFKATGNASPITVPAKGRYMFKDLARYAKRYNVPLKFNPHFPINTLMLMRAVMGIQIREPERFQAFIDCLFRALWVEGRHLGDPVVVAAVLSEAGFDPEEVLNLANDEKVKAALKDKTEQAVQRGVFGAPSMFVGNELFFGQDRLEFVREALR, from the coding sequence ATGAGTAAAAACCTGGAATTCTTCTTCGACCTCGGCAGCCCGGCCACTTACCTGGCCTACACGCAATTGCCAGCGCTATGTGCCGAGACCGGTGCGCAACTGGTGTATCAACCCATGCTGCTGGGTGGCGTATTCAAAGCTACCGGAAACGCTTCGCCCATCACTGTGCCCGCCAAAGGGCGTTACATGTTTAAAGACCTGGCGCGATACGCCAAACGCTACAACGTACCGCTCAAATTCAACCCGCACTTCCCCATCAACACGCTGATGCTGATGCGTGCCGTCATGGGTATCCAGATACGCGAACCCGAGCGCTTCCAGGCCTTCATCGACTGCCTGTTTCGCGCCCTCTGGGTCGAAGGTCGCCACTTGGGCGACCCCGTCGTCGTGGCCGCTGTGCTGAGTGAAGCCGGTTTCGACCCAGAAGAAGTCCTGAACCTGGCCAACGATGAAAAGGTAAAAGCCGCCCTCAAGGACAAAACCGAACAGGCTGTGCAGCGCGGGGTATTCGGTGCACCCAGCATGTTTGTAGGCAATGAGCTGTTCTTCGGTCAGGACCGTCTGGAGTTTGTGCGCGAAGCGCTGCGTTAA
- a CDS encoding aminopeptidase P family protein — MSTQPLTHGTVPQRLAHTRELMRREGIHALLVPSADPHLSEYLPGYWQGRQWLSGFYGSVGTLIVTADFAGVWADSRYWEQATKELKGSGIELVKLQPGQPGPLEWLAEQTPEGGVVAVDGAVMAVASARTLGGKLAERGARLRTDIDLLNEVWQDRPALPNQPIYPHLPPQATVSRGDKLAALRASLKEKGADWHFIATLDDIAWLFNLRGGDVSFNPVFVSFALVNQQQATLFVALSKVDAELRAVLERDGVTLRDYSEVADALRAVPAGTSLQVDPARVTTGLLENLNAGVKLVEGLNPTTLAKSRKSLADAEHIRQAMEQDGAALCEFFAWLDSALGRERITELTIDEHLTAARTRRPDYVSLSFNTIAAFNANGAMPHYHATEEEHALIEGDGLLLIDSGGQYLGGTTDITRMVPIGTPSDEQKRDCTRVLKGVIALSRAHFPKGILSPLLDAIARAPIWAEGVDYGHGTGHGVGYFLNVHEGPQVIAYQAAAAPQTAMQPGMITSIEPGTYRPGRWGVRIENLVLNREAGKTEFGEFLKFETLTLCPIDTRCLESSLLTADEREWFNGYHAEVRERLSPLLSGAALEWLQVRTAAI, encoded by the coding sequence ATGAGTACGCAGCCTTTGACCCATGGAACGGTTCCCCAGCGCCTGGCGCATACCCGCGAACTGATGCGCCGCGAGGGCATCCATGCCCTGCTGGTGCCGTCGGCCGACCCGCATCTGTCCGAGTACTTGCCGGGTTACTGGCAGGGGCGGCAATGGCTGTCGGGGTTTTATGGCTCGGTGGGCACGCTGATTGTGACCGCGGATTTTGCCGGCGTGTGGGCCGACAGCCGTTACTGGGAGCAGGCGACCAAGGAGCTCAAGGGCAGCGGCATCGAACTGGTGAAACTGCAGCCAGGCCAACCCGGCCCGCTGGAATGGCTGGCCGAGCAAACCCCGGAGGGTGGTGTGGTCGCGGTGGACGGCGCAGTGATGGCCGTGGCCTCGGCGCGTACCCTGGGCGGCAAGCTGGCCGAGCGCGGCGCTCGCCTGCGTACCGATATCGACCTGTTGAATGAAGTCTGGCAGGACCGCCCGGCCTTGCCGAACCAGCCGATCTACCCACACCTGCCGCCGCAGGCGACTGTCAGCCGGGGCGACAAACTCGCCGCCCTGCGTGCCAGCTTGAAAGAGAAGGGCGCCGATTGGCACTTTATCGCGACCCTGGATGACATCGCCTGGTTGTTCAACCTGCGCGGCGGTGATGTGTCGTTCAACCCGGTGTTTGTGTCCTTTGCCTTGGTCAATCAACAACAGGCCACGCTGTTCGTGGCGCTGAGCAAGGTCGATGCCGAGCTGCGCGCGGTACTGGAGCGCGACGGCGTGACCTTGCGCGACTACAGCGAAGTGGCAGATGCGCTGCGTGCTGTTCCGGCGGGTACCAGCCTGCAAGTGGATCCGGCACGCGTCACCACCGGTTTGCTGGAAAACCTCAATGCCGGCGTCAAGCTGGTCGAGGGCTTGAACCCGACGACGCTGGCCAAGTCGCGTAAAAGCCTGGCGGACGCCGAACATATCCGCCAAGCCATGGAGCAGGACGGCGCGGCGCTGTGCGAGTTCTTCGCCTGGCTGGACAGTGCGTTGGGCCGTGAGCGCATCACCGAGCTGACCATCGACGAGCACTTGACCGCTGCACGTACCCGTCGCCCCGATTATGTGTCGCTGAGTTTCAACACCATCGCAGCGTTCAATGCCAATGGTGCGATGCCGCATTACCACGCCACCGAAGAAGAGCATGCGTTGATCGAAGGCGATGGCCTGTTGCTGATCGACTCCGGCGGCCAGTACCTGGGCGGCACCACGGATATCACGCGGATGGTGCCGATCGGCACGCCGAGTGACGAGCAGAAGCGCGACTGCACGCGCGTGCTCAAGGGTGTGATTGCCTTGTCCCGTGCGCATTTCCCCAAGGGCATTCTCTCGCCACTGCTGGACGCCATTGCCCGCGCGCCGATTTGGGCCGAAGGCGTGGACTACGGCCACGGTACAGGTCATGGCGTAGGCTATTTCCTGAATGTGCACGAAGGTCCGCAAGTGATCGCCTACCAGGCTGCTGCGGCACCGCAGACCGCAATGCAGCCGGGGATGATCACTTCGATTGAGCCAGGTACCTATCGCCCGGGTCGTTGGGGTGTGCGCATCGAAAACCTGGTATTGAACCGCGAAGCGGGCAAAACCGAGTTTGGTGAGTTCCTCAAGTTTGAAACCCTGACTCTGTGCCCGATCGACACCCGTTGCCTGGAGTCGTCGTTGCTCACGGCGGATGAGCGCGAGTGGTTTAACGGGTACCACGCCGAGGTGCGTGAACGCCTGAGTCCGCTGCTCAGTGGTGCAGCCTTGGAATGGCTGCAGGTGCGTACAGCCGCTATCTGA
- a CDS encoding cysteine desulfurase family protein has product MNKRPLYFDYAATTPVDERVIQVMVECLGFNANFGNPASSSHAFGQAARHTVEQARRQVAELVGAQPEQIVWTSGATESNNLAIKGVAQARGVAGGHIITSQIEHKATLDTARQLQEAGVAVTYLVPGADGLISAEAVSEALREDTFLVSLMLVNNELGTLNDIPAIGARVREHGALLHVDAAQGAGKVAIDLAEWPVDLMSFSAHKLYGPKGIGALYVGPRAQQKVLAQIHGGGHEGGLRSGTLATHQIAGMGTAFALAAQSFAEEKAAIVALRQRLLDQLETLGGVRLNGSATQRIPHTLSLTFTEGEFNSAALSAGIAFSATSACNSASNAPSHVLLALGHDARSAGRTIRLSLGRFTTEQDIDAAVQLIKAALASAPAFWAV; this is encoded by the coding sequence ATGAATAAACGTCCGTTGTATTTCGACTACGCCGCCACCACGCCGGTGGATGAGCGGGTCATTCAAGTGATGGTCGAGTGTCTGGGCTTCAATGCCAACTTCGGCAACCCTGCGTCCAGCTCCCATGCGTTCGGCCAGGCGGCTCGGCACACGGTCGAGCAGGCGCGCCGCCAGGTGGCCGAGCTGGTCGGTGCCCAGCCTGAGCAAATTGTCTGGACCTCCGGTGCTACAGAATCCAATAACCTGGCGATCAAAGGCGTGGCCCAGGCGCGAGGTGTGGCGGGTGGGCATATCATCACCAGCCAGATCGAACACAAGGCCACGCTGGACACGGCGCGGCAGCTGCAGGAAGCCGGTGTGGCCGTCACTTACCTGGTGCCGGGCGCTGATGGCTTGATCAGTGCCGAAGCTGTCAGTGAGGCCTTGCGCGAAGACACCTTCCTGGTGTCGCTGATGCTGGTGAACAACGAGCTGGGCACCCTCAATGACATCCCTGCCATTGGCGCACGGGTACGTGAGCACGGCGCGCTGTTGCATGTGGATGCGGCGCAGGGCGCCGGCAAGGTCGCGATCGACCTGGCTGAATGGCCGGTGGACCTGATGTCGTTTTCGGCGCACAAGCTGTACGGCCCCAAGGGCATTGGCGCGCTGTATGTGGGCCCGCGCGCGCAGCAGAAGGTGCTGGCGCAGATTCACGGCGGCGGCCACGAAGGTGGGTTGCGCTCCGGCACCCTGGCGACTCACCAGATTGCCGGCATGGGCACTGCCTTCGCCCTGGCGGCGCAGTCCTTTGCTGAAGAAAAAGCCGCCATCGTCGCGTTGCGTCAGCGCCTGCTCGATCAGTTGGAAACGCTTGGCGGCGTGCGCCTCAATGGCAGCGCCACCCAGCGCATTCCGCATACACTGAGCCTCACGTTCACAGAGGGTGAATTCAATTCCGCTGCACTGAGCGCAGGCATTGCGTTTTCGGCCACCTCGGCGTGCAATTCGGCGAGCAATGCGCCGTCCCACGTGCTTCTGGCTTTGGGCCATGACGCGCGCAGCGCCGGTCGGACTATTCGCTTGAGCCTGGGCCGGTTTACCACCGAGCAGGATATCGACGCGGCCGTGCAGTTGATCAAGGCTGCACTCGCCAGTGCGCCGGCGTTCTGGGCGGTCTGA
- the msuE gene encoding FMN reductase, whose translation MSRPLNVVALSGGTWRPSRTLVLTQAVLAELATLLPIKTTLIELGDIARPLGGALSRDELPAEVETQLLAIEQADLLIVAAPVYRGSYPGLLKHLFDLVGLNALINTPVLLAATGGSERHALVLDHQLRPLFSFFQALTLPIGVYATEADFTDYQITSELLKARIQLAAERAAPLFAAHSPSLLKIA comes from the coding sequence ATGTCCCGTCCCCTGAATGTCGTTGCCCTCTCCGGCGGAACCTGGCGCCCATCGCGCACCTTGGTCCTGACCCAAGCCGTGCTGGCCGAACTGGCCACGTTGCTGCCGATCAAGACCACCCTGATCGAGTTGGGTGACATTGCCCGGCCCTTGGGCGGCGCACTCTCACGCGATGAACTGCCGGCCGAGGTCGAAACGCAACTGTTGGCCATCGAACAGGCCGACCTGCTGATCGTTGCCGCGCCGGTGTATCGCGGCTCTTATCCTGGCCTGCTCAAGCACCTGTTTGACCTGGTTGGCCTCAACGCCTTGATCAACACTCCGGTGTTGCTCGCGGCCACCGGCGGCAGCGAGCGCCATGCACTGGTCCTCGATCACCAGTTGCGTCCGCTGTTCAGCTTCTTCCAGGCCTTGACCCTGCCGATCGGCGTGTACGCCACCGAGGCCGACTTCACCGACTACCAAATAACCAGCGAGTTATTAAAAGCCCGCATTCAACTGGCTGCAGAACGCGCAGCGCCGCTGTTTGCCGCGCACTCCCCTTCGCTGCTGAAAATCGCTTAA
- the ssuD gene encoding FMNH2-dependent alkanesulfonate monooxygenase, translating into MDVFWFLPTHGDGHFLGTTQGARPVTLNYLKQVAQAADSLGYFGVLIPTGRSCEDSWVIASALVPLTERLRYLVAIRPGIISPTVSARMAATLDRLSNGRLLINVVTGGDPDENRGDGSFLDHSERYEVSDEFLQIWRRVLQGESVDFEGKHLRVQNAKALYPPVQKPYPPLYFGGSSEAAHDLAAEQVDVYLTWGEPPAAVAQKLADVRERAARHGRTVKFGIRLHVIVRETEEDAWKAAAKLIEHISDETIAAAQKSFSRFDSEGQRRMAALHDGRRDNLEIAPNLWAGVGLVRGGAGTALVGNPQQVAERIKEYADLGIESFIFSGYPHLEEAYRFAELVFPLLPEPYASLAGRGITNLTGPFGEMIANDVLPNTKA; encoded by the coding sequence ATGGATGTTTTCTGGTTTCTGCCCACACATGGCGACGGCCATTTCCTCGGCACCACCCAAGGTGCGCGCCCGGTCACGCTCAACTATCTGAAGCAGGTGGCGCAAGCGGCTGACAGCCTCGGTTACTTCGGTGTGCTGATTCCTACCGGGCGCTCGTGTGAAGATTCCTGGGTAATTGCCTCGGCACTGGTGCCGCTGACCGAACGCCTGCGTTACCTGGTAGCGATTCGCCCGGGGATTATTTCGCCCACGGTGTCGGCGCGCATGGCCGCGACCCTGGACCGCCTGTCCAACGGCCGATTGTTGATCAACGTAGTCACCGGTGGCGACCCTGACGAAAACCGTGGCGACGGCAGCTTCCTCGACCACAGCGAACGCTACGAAGTCTCCGACGAATTCCTGCAGATCTGGCGCCGCGTGTTGCAGGGCGAGTCGGTGGATTTTGAAGGCAAACACCTGCGTGTGCAGAACGCCAAAGCCCTTTACCCGCCAGTGCAGAAGCCATATCCGCCGCTGTACTTCGGCGGATCTTCAGAGGCTGCCCACGACCTGGCCGCCGAGCAGGTCGACGTGTACCTGACCTGGGGTGAGCCGCCTGCCGCCGTTGCGCAAAAACTTGCCGACGTACGTGAACGCGCCGCCCGTCATGGGCGCACGGTCAAGTTCGGCATTCGCCTGCATGTGATCGTGCGCGAAACCGAAGAAGACGCCTGGAAAGCCGCCGCCAAACTGATCGAACACATCAGCGATGAAACCATCGCCGCCGCACAAAAATCCTTCTCGCGCTTTGACTCCGAAGGCCAGCGGCGCATGGCGGCTTTGCACGACGGGCGCCGCGATAACCTGGAAATCGCGCCGAACCTGTGGGCCGGCGTCGGCCTGGTACGCGGCGGCGCCGGCACCGCATTGGTGGGCAACCCGCAGCAAGTGGCCGAACGCATCAAGGAATACGCCGACCTTGGCATCGAGAGCTTCATCTTCTCCGGCTACCCGCACCTGGAAGAAGCCTATCGCTTTGCCGAGTTGGTGTTCCCGCTGCTGCCGGAGCCTTATGCCAGCCTCGCCGGGCGCGGTATCACCAACCTGACAGGGCCGTTTGGCGAAATGATTGCCAATGATGTGCTGCCGAACACGAAAGCCTGA
- a CDS encoding acyl-CoA dehydrogenase family protein: MTAKPHSVLPSPLQTAKLLAAEFALTAVERDERGGTPKAERDALRQSGLLALSIPTQYGGLGARWSETLGIVREFAKVDSSIAHVFGFHHLMLATVRLFARPDQWQPWFEQTARKNWFWGNALNPLDTRTLVKDFGGWREFSGKKSFCSGASDSEMLIASAVDESAGGKLLIAAIPSGRSGITLHNDWNNIGQRQTDSGSASFERVRVEESELLLDPGPLSTPFACLRPLIAQLTFTYMFLGIAEGAFEEARNYTLTETRAWHKSTTGDVRQDPYVLHHYGEFWVALEAVRLLVERAGELLDQAWAKGASLSEQQRGELATAIATAKVAATRQGLDLCSRLFEVTGARSTHASLRLDRHWRNLRTQTLHDPVDYKLHELGDWALNQSLPIPTFYS, encoded by the coding sequence GTGACAGCCAAACCCCACAGCGTCCTGCCTTCACCCTTGCAGACCGCCAAGCTGCTGGCCGCCGAATTTGCCCTCACCGCCGTTGAGCGCGATGAGCGCGGCGGCACACCCAAGGCCGAACGTGATGCGCTGCGCCAAAGCGGCCTGCTGGCCCTGAGCATCCCCACGCAATATGGCGGCCTCGGCGCACGCTGGAGCGAAACCCTGGGCATCGTGCGCGAGTTCGCCAAGGTCGACAGCTCCATCGCCCACGTCTTCGGCTTTCACCACCTGATGCTCGCCACCGTGCGCCTGTTTGCGCGCCCGGACCAATGGCAGCCATGGTTCGAACAGACCGCGCGCAAAAACTGGTTCTGGGGCAATGCCCTCAACCCGCTGGACACGCGCACGCTGGTCAAGGATTTCGGCGGCTGGCGCGAGTTTTCCGGCAAAAAGAGCTTCTGCTCCGGCGCCAGCGATTCGGAAATGCTCATCGCCTCGGCCGTGGACGAAAGCGCCGGCGGCAAGCTGCTGATCGCCGCGATTCCCAGCGGGCGTAGCGGCATTACCTTGCACAACGACTGGAACAACATCGGCCAGCGCCAAACCGACAGCGGCAGCGCCAGCTTTGAACGGGTGCGCGTCGAAGAGTCGGAACTGCTGCTCGATCCCGGCCCACTGAGCACGCCCTTCGCCTGCCTGCGCCCGCTGATCGCTCAGTTGACGTTCACGTATATGTTTCTCGGGATTGCCGAAGGCGCCTTTGAAGAAGCGCGCAACTACACCCTCACCGAAACCCGTGCGTGGCATAAATCCACGACTGGCGATGTGCGCCAGGACCCTTACGTGCTGCACCACTACGGCGAGTTCTGGGTAGCGCTGGAAGCCGTGCGCCTGCTGGTCGAGCGCGCGGGCGAATTGCTCGACCAGGCCTGGGCCAAAGGTGCCAGCCTCAGCGAACAGCAACGCGGCGAACTGGCCACTGCCATCGCCACCGCCAAAGTCGCCGCCACCCGTCAAGGCCTGGACCTGTGCAGCCGCCTGTTTGAAGTCACCGGCGCGCGCTCGACCCATGCCTCACTGCGCCTGGACCGCCATTGGCGCAACTTGCGCACGCAAACCCTGCACGACCCGGTGGATTACAAACTCCACGAACTGGGGGACTGGGCGTTGAACCAGTCCCTGCCGATTCCCACGTTTTACTCCTGA
- a CDS encoding sigma-54-dependent Fis family transcriptional regulator, whose amino-acid sequence MQLLTLPPSPALATSIRATAQVFEDPKSQALLDHIQQVAPSEASVLIIGETGTGKELVARHIHNLSARRNRPFVAVNCGAFSESLVEAELFGHEKGAFTGALSAKAGWFEEADGGTLFLDEIGDLPMAIQVKLLRVLQEREVVRLGSRKSIPIDVRVLAATNVQLEKAINAGHFREDLYYRLDVVSLELSPLRERPGDILPLTRHFIEAYSQRLGYGPITISREAEHKLKSYSWPGNIRELENVIHHTLLICRNGVIERDDLRLSNMRIERQDDSQHGTDNSAEALLARAFQKLFEEQAGALHEKVEDALLRAAYRFSHYNQVHTANLLGLSRNVTRTRLIKIGELAVNKRRPGENVQGERMLHLSI is encoded by the coding sequence ATGCAGCTGTTAACCTTACCGCCCTCGCCCGCCCTCGCGACCTCGATTCGCGCCACGGCCCAGGTCTTCGAAGACCCCAAATCCCAGGCATTGCTCGACCATATCCAGCAAGTGGCGCCCAGCGAAGCCAGTGTGCTGATCATCGGCGAGACCGGCACCGGCAAAGAGCTGGTCGCGCGCCATATTCATAACCTCAGTGCGCGGCGCAACCGGCCCTTTGTGGCGGTGAACTGCGGCGCGTTTTCCGAATCGCTGGTGGAAGCCGAATTGTTCGGGCATGAAAAAGGCGCGTTTACCGGCGCTCTCAGCGCCAAGGCTGGCTGGTTCGAAGAGGCCGATGGCGGCACCTTGTTCCTCGATGAAATCGGCGATTTGCCGATGGCGATCCAGGTCAAGCTGCTGCGCGTTCTACAGGAACGCGAAGTCGTGCGCCTGGGTTCGCGCAAGAGCATTCCGATTGATGTGCGCGTACTGGCGGCCACCAACGTGCAGCTGGAAAAAGCCATCAACGCGGGGCACTTTCGCGAAGACCTCTACTACCGCCTGGATGTGGTCAGTCTCGAACTCAGCCCACTGCGCGAGCGCCCAGGCGATATCCTGCCGCTGACCCGGCATTTTATCGAAGCCTACAGCCAGCGCCTGGGCTACGGCCCGATCACCATCAGCCGCGAGGCCGAGCACAAACTCAAAAGCTACAGCTGGCCGGGCAATATCCGCGAGCTGGAAAACGTGATTCACCACACGTTGCTGATCTGCCGTAATGGCGTGATCGAGCGTGACGATCTGCGTCTGTCGAACATGCGCATCGAACGCCAGGACGACAGCCAGCACGGCACCGACAACAGCGCCGAAGCCTTGCTGGCCCGCGCCTTTCAAAAGCTTTTTGAAGAACAGGCCGGCGCCCTGCATGAAAAGGTCGAAGACGCGCTATTGCGCGCCGCCTACCGTTTCAGCCATTACAACCAGGTGCACACCGCCAACCTGCTGGGTTTGAGCCGCAACGTCACGCGCACCCGCCTGATCAAGATCGGCGAGTTGGCGGTGAACAAACGCCGCCCCGGCGAAAACGTGCAGGGCGAGCGCATGTTGCATTTATCCATTTAG
- a CDS encoding antibiotic biosynthesis monooxygenase: MQVSEKNRSFTQLIEFQIEPQQQFALVAALSTQSERLALGHGGFINASVQVSDDGRRVLNYLQWRSREDGEAAFKCFEHGEEDFWTLIRAHQATAVTFGSFQVLRSFERSHDNALHCRLNG, encoded by the coding sequence ATGCAGGTATCAGAGAAAAATCGCAGCTTCACTCAGTTGATCGAGTTTCAGATCGAACCTCAGCAGCAATTTGCCTTGGTGGCCGCCTTGTCCACCCAGAGTGAGCGCCTGGCCCTGGGCCATGGCGGCTTTATCAATGCCAGTGTGCAAGTCAGCGACGATGGGCGGCGGGTGCTCAATTACCTGCAATGGCGCTCGCGTGAGGACGGCGAGGCGGCGTTCAAGTGTTTTGAGCACGGCGAGGAAGACTTCTGGACGCTGATTCGCGCCCACCAGGCCACGGCGGTGACCTTCGGTTCATTTCAAGTGCTGCGCAGTTTCGAGCGCAGCCATGACAACGCGTTGCACTGCCGCCTAAATGGATAA
- the soxR gene encoding redox-sensitive transcriptional activator SoxR, with translation MLTKELTVGQLAARSGVAVTALHFYESKGLIKSNRNAGNQRRYPRDVLRRVVVIKIAQRLGIPLATIGEALQTLPDGRAPTAQDWERLSALWREDLDQRINKLMLLRDKLSGCIGCGCLSLEACPLRNQDDQLGEHGPGAQLLEPTTPA, from the coding sequence ATGCTTACCAAGGAACTCACCGTCGGCCAACTCGCCGCTCGCAGTGGCGTGGCGGTTACGGCGCTGCACTTTTATGAGTCCAAGGGGTTGATCAAGAGCAACCGCAACGCCGGTAACCAACGGCGCTACCCACGGGATGTTTTGCGGCGTGTGGTGGTGATCAAAATCGCACAACGTTTGGGTATTCCATTGGCGACCATTGGCGAGGCGTTGCAGACCTTGCCGGATGGGCGCGCGCCCACAGCACAGGACTGGGAACGCTTGTCGGCGTTGTGGCGCGAGGATCTGGATCAGCGCATCAACAAGCTGATGCTGCTGCGCGACAAACTCAGTGGCTGTATTGGTTGCGGGTGTTTGTCGCTGGAGGCGTGTCCGTTGCGTAATCAGGATGATCAGTTAGGTGAGCATGGGCCAGGCGCCCAGTTGCTGGAGCCCACCACACCCGCCTGA